One window from the genome of Alnus glutinosa chromosome 13, dhAlnGlut1.1, whole genome shotgun sequence encodes:
- the LOC133853710 gene encoding thaumatin-like protein 1 yields MNQAQASYIKMVSLANLLLSIQLLLITFFLIPSSQAAVFEIRNDCPYTVWAAASPGGGRRLDHGQSWTLNVAAGTAMARIWGRTSCNFDAGGRGHCKTGDCGGVLDCKGWGAPPNTLAEYALNQFGNKDFIDISLVDGFNIPMDFSPTSGGCRGIKCTADINGQCPGELKAADGCNNPCTVFKRNEYCCTQGQGSCGPTNFSKFFKTRCPDAYSYPQDDPTSTFTCPGGTNYRVVFCPRGSPRFPLEMVGSLSEE; encoded by the exons ATGAACCAAGCACAAGCCAGCTACATAAAAATGGTTTCCTTGGCCAACCTCTTGTTGTCCATCCAACTCCTCTTGATCACCTTCTTTCTCATCCCCTCCTCCCAAGCAGCCGTCTTCGAAATCCGCAATGACTGTCCTTACACTGTTTGGGCAGCAGCCAGTCCCGGTGGTGGTCGCCGCCTAGACCATGGCCAAAGCTGGACCCTCAATGTGGCAGCCGGCACTGCCATGGCACGTATTTGGGGCAGAACAAGTTGTAATTTTGATGCTGGTGGTCGTGGCCATTGCAAGACCGGGGACTGCGGTGGGGTCCTAGACTGCAAAGGCTGGGGTGCCCCTCCTAACACTCTAGCTGAATACGCCCTAAACCAATTTG GAAACAAGGATTTCATTGACATCTCCCTAGTGGACGGGTTCAACATCCCCATGGACTTCAGCCCAACTTCTGGAGGGTGTCGAGGAATTAAGTGCACCGCGGACATCAACGGGCAGTGCCCGGGGGAGTTGAAGGCGGCAGATGGGTGCAATAACCCGTGTACAGTTTTCAAGCGCAATGAATATTGCTGCACTCAAGGGCAAGGGAGCTGTGGACCAACCAATTTCTCAAAGTTTTTCAAGACTAGGTGCCCAGATGCTTATAGTTACCCTCAGGATGATCCTACAAGCACATTTACATGCCCTGGTGGGACTAATTATAGGGTTGTGTTTTGCCCAAGAGGGTCTCCTCGTTTCCCTCTTGAGATGGTTGGAAGTTTAAGCGAGGAGTGA
- the LOC133854509 gene encoding elicitor-responsive protein 3, which yields MPQGTLEVLLVSAKGLENTDLLNNMDPYVILICRTQEQKSSVASGKGTEPDWNENFVFTISDGVSELTLKIMDSDAGTEDDFVGEANIPLEPLFMEGSLFPTAYNVVKNEEFRGEIRVALTFTPEVRGGQDFPVEEESYGGWKESSYTE from the exons ATGCCTCAAGGAACCCTCGAAGTCCTCCTTGTTAGTGCTAAGGGACTTGAAAACACCGATCTTCTCA ATAACATGGATCCTTATGTCATCCTCATTTGCCGCACTCAAGAGCAAAAAAGCAGTGTTGCATCAG GAAAAGGGACTGAGCCAGATTGGAACGAGAATTTTGTTTTCACCATTTCGGATGGTGTTTCAGAACTCACATTAAAAATAATGGACAGTGATGCCGGTACCGAAGATGATTTTGTGGGAGAAGCAAA CATTCCACTAGAGCCTTTGTTTATGGAAGGAAGCCTCTTTCCAACAGCTTACAATGTAgtcaagaatgaagagtttcgTGGAGAAATTAGAGTTGCCCTCACTTTCACTCCTGAG GTTCGCGGTGGGCAGGATTTCCCTGTGGAAGAGGAAAGCTATGGTGGATGGAAAGAGTCTTCATACACAGAATGA